A single window of Shewanella sp. Choline-02u-19 DNA harbors:
- a CDS encoding glucosaminidase domain-containing protein — translation MLRKPQTQLALLAASVLLLLYAANSQFNPDNSDAVINTPAPVTSAKVALKTQVNQSKSEPDKTGSVQQRIVAADLATASNSTETQMSFINVSDARPTKAPKEIKINSLDELSSLFDSLNYNTQSWIDGNREVPRLTFESVSERWQETSNNIPVQQKKMVFFRLIAPLILVANENILLERRLIESAPLDDIVLLNIAAKYRIITRLDQTITEQQRQMLLEEIDILPPSLVLAQAAEESGWATSRFTVEGNAFFGQWDFSGNGMIPKQQRKELGNYGLARFDTPLASVEGYMLNLNTNNAYKKLRSLRANLRASNAAITGIELAGTLDKYSERGQAYIDGIRQMIRYNKLDQVDEAYLSDAAPLHLLSSADQ, via the coding sequence ATGCTTAGAAAACCTCAGACCCAACTTGCTCTGCTTGCCGCCTCAGTCCTGCTGTTACTTTATGCTGCTAACTCTCAGTTCAATCCCGACAACAGTGACGCAGTCATTAATACTCCAGCACCCGTCACTAGCGCTAAAGTGGCACTCAAAACCCAAGTTAATCAAAGTAAATCAGAGCCAGATAAAACAGGTTCCGTACAGCAACGCATAGTCGCTGCTGATCTTGCTACCGCTTCAAATTCAACTGAAACCCAAATGAGCTTTATTAATGTCTCAGATGCTCGCCCCACTAAGGCACCTAAAGAGATCAAAATAAACTCACTTGATGAATTGTCGTCACTGTTTGATTCGCTAAATTATAATACTCAAAGCTGGATCGATGGCAATCGAGAGGTCCCTAGGCTAACGTTTGAGTCGGTCAGCGAACGCTGGCAGGAAACCTCTAACAATATCCCCGTGCAGCAAAAGAAGATGGTATTTTTCAGGCTAATCGCACCGCTTATTTTAGTTGCGAATGAAAATATCCTCTTAGAAAGGCGCTTAATTGAATCAGCACCATTAGATGATATTGTATTGCTCAATATCGCCGCTAAGTATCGGATAATTACCCGCCTTGACCAGACGATTACCGAGCAGCAGAGACAGATGTTATTAGAGGAGATAGACATACTGCCGCCGTCATTAGTATTAGCCCAAGCGGCTGAAGAAAGTGGCTGGGCAACCTCTAGATTTACGGTCGAAGGCAATGCATTTTTCGGTCAATGGGATTTCAGCGGTAATGGCATGATACCGAAACAGCAGCGTAAGGAGCTTGGCAATTATGGCTTAGCCCGTTTCGACACGCCTTTAGCATCCGTTGAGGGCTACATGCTTAATCTGAACACCAATAATGCTTATAAAAAGTTACGTAGCCTAAGGGCCAACCTTCGTGCCAGTAACGCCGCTATTACCGGCATTGAACTGGCGGGTACTTTAGACAAATATTCAGAAAGAGGCCAAGCCTACATTGATGGGATAAGGCAGATGATCCGTTATAACAAGTTAGACCAAGTTGACGAAGCCTACTTAAGTGACGCTGCGCCGCTACACCTGCTTTCAAGTGCCGACCAATAG
- a CDS encoding DUF4097 family beta strand repeat-containing protein, whose translation MNKTPLISLALTTLFISQTTLAGTTVDQTQQVESNPKVSINVSRGDVVFKSWDKSEISVKGELDELSEGLTFTVKGNHVVIEDEMPRQYSGSNKDGSQLTITLPRQIKLQAEAISANFRIDAFDGKMDISSVSGDIKASKLSDKVMLHTVSGDISSRELGGKVMLETVSGEIKDTDSSGKVGYRLVSGELTANTKADQVSVELVSGDATVALADIDSLSIKTVSGDIDLSIASLKDKAKLGSVSGDINIHFTNEVNVSFDINGGPGGSISNKLTADKVTTERYSPQTYLKFQAGDGSANLSASTISGEIKLSN comes from the coding sequence ATGAATAAAACACCGCTTATCAGCCTTGCATTAACCACACTGTTTATTAGCCAAACAACACTTGCAGGCACCACAGTGGATCAAACTCAACAAGTCGAATCGAATCCCAAAGTCAGTATTAATGTCTCACGAGGCGATGTCGTCTTTAAGTCATGGGACAAGAGTGAGATTAGCGTTAAAGGCGAGCTTGATGAGTTGAGCGAGGGGCTAACTTTTACTGTTAAAGGCAACCATGTAGTCATCGAGGATGAAATGCCAAGGCAATACAGCGGCAGCAATAAAGATGGCTCGCAACTGACCATCACACTGCCACGTCAAATTAAACTGCAGGCTGAAGCTATATCTGCAAATTTCCGTATCGATGCATTTGACGGAAAAATGGATATCAGCTCTGTCAGTGGCGATATAAAAGCCAGTAAACTAAGTGATAAAGTGATGCTGCATACCGTATCAGGAGACATATCCAGCCGTGAGCTTGGTGGCAAAGTAATGCTTGAAACCGTCTCAGGTGAAATAAAAGATACTGATAGCTCAGGCAAAGTCGGTTATCGCCTTGTCAGCGGCGAGTTAACGGCCAATACCAAAGCTGACCAAGTCTCTGTCGAGCTGGTATCAGGTGATGCAACTGTGGCGCTTGCCGATATTGATAGCTTGAGTATAAAAACAGTCAGTGGTGATATTGACCTTTCCATTGCCAGCCTTAAAGACAAAGCAAAGCTCGGCAGTGTCAGCGGTGATATCAACATCCATTTTACTAACGAGGTAAACGTCTCCTTTGATATCAATGGTGGCCCGGGCGGCAGTATCAGCAATAAGTTAACGGCTGATAAAGTGACAACAGAAAGGTATTCACCGCAAACGTATCTAAAATTCCAAGCGGGAGATGGCAGCGCCAACCTCAGTGCATCTACCATTAGTGGCGAGATTAAGTTATCTAATTAG
- a CDS encoding c-type cytochrome, whose translation MSVMKIKLAAFMLVLAPLTGQVQQAQAQENQKLLNMCIACHGIDGSNNYGSIPHLKGQNAQYMIEQLKQFKSDQRQDKTMSKVAKLLTKEQMQFMAHYFSTGKEQY comes from the coding sequence ATGAGTGTAATGAAGATTAAGTTAGCTGCGTTTATGTTAGTACTTGCTCCGCTTACTGGGCAGGTGCAACAAGCACAGGCACAAGAGAATCAAAAACTGCTCAATATGTGTATCGCCTGCCATGGTATTGATGGCAGCAACAACTACGGCTCTATCCCTCATTTAAAGGGCCAAAATGCGCAATATATGATTGAACAGCTTAAACAATTCAAGTCAGATCAACGTCAAGATAAGACAATGAGCAAAGTCGCCAAACTGCTGACAAAAGAGCAGATGCAGTTTATGGCACATTATTTTAGCACTGGGAAGGAACAATACTGA
- a CDS encoding c-type cytochrome — translation MANRISKAIWASTLISGLLCSNVQATDSSFKDTLAVAELKLDSSVLNYQADASKGEILVNQRCIACHGDAMLKIMATYPNLKGQKGAYLFKQLVQFKRGERTNPIMQGQAGMLSETEMKDVAYYYSQQVAADLSK, via the coding sequence ATGGCTAACCGTATATCAAAGGCCATATGGGCCAGTACGCTAATATCAGGGTTACTGTGCAGTAATGTTCAAGCTACAGATAGCTCATTTAAAGACACGCTTGCCGTTGCCGAACTAAAACTTGATAGCAGTGTGCTTAACTATCAAGCCGATGCAAGCAAAGGGGAGATTCTGGTTAACCAGCGTTGTATTGCTTGTCATGGAGACGCCATGCTTAAAATAATGGCAACTTACCCTAACCTAAAAGGCCAAAAGGGCGCTTACTTGTTTAAACAGTTAGTCCAGTTTAAGCGCGGTGAACGTACTAACCCCATTATGCAAGGCCAAGCGGGCATGCTTTCTGAAACTGAAATGAAAGATGTGGCTTACTATTACTCCCAGCAAGTCGCTGCTGATTTGAGCAAGTAA
- a CDS encoding LysR family transcriptional regulator yields the protein MELRHLKHFMVLARLNSFNQAASQLNLAQPSLSRSIQKMEDLLGVKLFKRGANSLSLTTYGELVLEHGESIIYHVDYLESEIQSLRGIESGQLIIGASPIPSNSLIGPVIGPFIRDNPKISVELKVEKWSRLHELLLKGSLSLFIAEAKATSLDEQDDLIVVPLPASNAIFCCRPEHPLLLENHVYLPTLRDYPLAVARSMPKKLAEQFDDLFDLDRHDFSGLVRFDQFQPIKESLYNCDMVVITPEISVEKELKEGRLVALNVENMPNIKAGFCIVYLKNKRLSLADERFINFILQASKS from the coding sequence ATGGAGTTAAGGCATTTAAAGCACTTTATGGTGCTAGCTAGACTAAACAGTTTTAATCAAGCCGCTAGTCAGTTAAATCTTGCGCAACCGTCTCTATCTCGAAGTATTCAAAAAATGGAAGATTTACTCGGCGTTAAGCTATTCAAGCGTGGTGCTAATAGTTTATCACTCACTACTTATGGTGAGTTGGTATTGGAACATGGCGAGAGCATTATTTATCATGTTGATTATTTAGAATCTGAGATCCAATCTCTAAGAGGGATCGAGTCTGGCCAGCTAATCATCGGCGCTAGCCCTATTCCTTCCAACAGTTTAATTGGCCCTGTGATAGGCCCTTTTATTCGAGACAACCCCAAGATAAGTGTCGAGCTTAAAGTGGAGAAATGGAGCCGTTTGCATGAACTATTGCTCAAAGGCAGTTTATCGCTATTTATTGCGGAAGCGAAAGCAACCTCTCTTGATGAACAGGATGATTTGATCGTGGTGCCACTACCTGCATCAAATGCTATATTTTGTTGTCGACCTGAACACCCTTTGTTATTGGAGAATCATGTCTATCTGCCGACGTTAAGGGACTATCCGCTAGCCGTCGCACGCTCAATGCCAAAAAAACTTGCAGAACAATTTGATGACCTCTTTGATCTTGATAGACATGATTTTTCGGGCTTAGTAAGGTTCGACCAATTTCAGCCTATTAAGGAGTCATTATATAACTGCGATATGGTGGTGATCACGCCAGAAATATCGGTTGAAAAAGAACTGAAAGAGGGGCGGCTGGTGGCGCTAAATGTTGAGAATATGCCAAATATAAAAGCTGGATTTTGTATTGTTTATCTTAAAAACAAGCGCTTGAGTTTAGCCGATGAACGTTTTATTAATTTTATTTTGCAAGCATCTAAGTCGTAA
- a CDS encoding RNA polymerase sigma factor, with product MTAQIKVLQQSSFNEPDLIDSAKKGDKAAFKQLYQQHHQRVYALCFRITGQVALAEDATQDCFVTLWQKLPQFKGQSQFTTWLHSLSVNQALNSLKKHRSFWSRFVASETDAEAVQDEYEDLDKILVKLPERARIVFVLFALEGYKHEEIGQLMGIASGTSKAQYHRAQKLLAEMLN from the coding sequence GTGACAGCACAAATAAAGGTCTTGCAGCAGAGTTCATTCAACGAGCCGGATCTTATCGATAGTGCAAAAAAAGGCGACAAAGCTGCATTTAAACAGCTTTACCAACAACACCATCAACGGGTGTACGCGCTATGTTTTCGCATCACCGGTCAAGTTGCCTTAGCTGAAGATGCCACTCAAGACTGTTTTGTCACCTTGTGGCAGAAATTGCCGCAATTTAAAGGCCAAAGCCAATTTACCACTTGGTTGCACAGTTTATCGGTTAACCAAGCGCTCAATAGCCTCAAGAAACATCGTTCGTTTTGGTCTCGATTTGTAGCATCAGAAACTGATGCTGAAGCGGTACAAGATGAATATGAAGATCTCGACAAAATCTTAGTTAAATTACCAGAAAGAGCTCGAATTGTTTTTGTACTATTTGCACTTGAAGGCTACAAGCATGAAGAGATTGGTCAGCTAATGGGAATTGCGTCTGGCACCAGTAAAGCGCAATACCATCGAGCGCAAAAGTTACTCGCTGAAATGCTGAATTAG
- a CDS encoding cytochrome C, which produces MMKKALLLVAVLSAMSLPAAMAADTAPVKSYPIDPTTGLIMAPGWEVVKHQCNACHTSLIIPQNVGSREVWRETIQWMIDTQGLWDLSDTWDPVLDYLSTYYNETEIDMKIFRRKPLDADKMPPMPVVLSSSNKDH; this is translated from the coding sequence ATGATGAAAAAAGCACTCTTATTAGTAGCAGTGCTGAGCGCGATGTCATTACCTGCCGCTATGGCGGCAGATACCGCCCCAGTCAAAAGCTATCCGATTGACCCCACTACGGGTCTTATCATGGCACCTGGCTGGGAAGTGGTTAAGCATCAATGTAACGCATGCCACACCAGTCTTATCATTCCACAGAATGTCGGCAGTCGTGAAGTATGGCGCGAGACGATCCAATGGATGATCGATACCCAAGGTCTTTGGGATCTTTCTGATACTTGGGACCCTGTACTCGATTATCTATCGACCTATTACAACGAAACTGAGATTGATATGAAGATCTTCAGACGTAAGCCATTAGATGCAGACAAAATGCCACCAATGCCAGTGGTGTTGTCATCATCGAACAAGGATCATTAA
- a CDS encoding ornithine cyclodeaminase family protein, with product MLVINAESVHQSLNFNELVDALDETFSRPAGMPQRQVFSLDESASHSDAFAVLPSWNDKTIAVKAFTYFPGNPQKDPKLASLYSKILIFNRVTGEPQALVDGTSVTYWRTAAVSALGSRYLSREDSSKLLVCGTGNLASFMALAHASVRPITQISVWGRNQDKAHATMALIRNQRPDIEVIYCDNLEASVRNADIISCATGSPTPLFPGEWVQAGTHTDFVGNHNHDRRECDTTLIQKSAVFVDSKINVFAEAGELLIPIAEGQFCFDEVKGELAQLSQSTISARESAEQITLFKTVGTALSDLVGAQLVYAKLTSAES from the coding sequence ATGCTAGTCATCAATGCCGAGTCTGTGCACCAGTCTTTAAATTTTAATGAGCTTGTCGACGCGCTCGACGAAACATTCTCTCGTCCCGCAGGTATGCCCCAAAGGCAGGTTTTTAGTCTGGATGAGTCAGCAAGCCACAGTGATGCATTTGCGGTATTACCCTCTTGGAACGACAAAACCATTGCCGTTAAAGCCTTTACTTACTTTCCGGGTAATCCACAAAAAGATCCTAAGCTCGCCAGTCTCTATTCTAAAATATTAATTTTTAATCGGGTCACCGGTGAGCCACAAGCATTAGTCGATGGTACCAGTGTGACATATTGGCGCACGGCGGCCGTTTCTGCACTGGGTAGCCGTTATTTGTCGCGTGAAGATTCAAGCAAATTACTGGTATGTGGTACCGGTAACTTGGCGTCATTTATGGCACTGGCTCATGCTAGTGTGCGGCCGATTACCCAGATTAGCGTTTGGGGACGTAATCAAGATAAAGCGCATGCGACAATGGCGCTTATCCGCAATCAACGTCCTGACATTGAGGTTATCTATTGTGACAATCTCGAAGCCAGCGTACGTAATGCAGACATCATTAGCTGTGCAACAGGCTCTCCTACACCGCTGTTTCCTGGCGAATGGGTTCAAGCGGGCACCCATACTGACTTTGTCGGCAACCACAACCACGATCGCCGTGAATGTGATACAACACTCATCCAAAAATCGGCAGTATTTGTTGATTCAAAGATCAATGTCTTTGCCGAGGCGGGAGAACTACTCATTCCAATTGCAGAAGGGCAATTTTGCTTCGATGAGGTCAAGGGCGAACTGGCACAATTGAGCCAGTCTACAATCTCCGCGCGCGAAAGCGCTGAGCAGATAACCCTATTTAAAACCGTAGGCACTGCGTTATCAGATCTTGTCGGTGCTCAACTGGTCTACGCCAAATTAACTTCAGCTGAGTCTTAA
- a CDS encoding sulfite oxidase: MAIDRRNFLKGAVATSVTAMLPASWAFAQNRPAGMAPLDVSAVTWSKVDDLPSHFKVLNSNPLNAFPPEHLLAPVKTPADVAFIRWNGQMPDFASINPDTWEFTVDGESIETPKTYTIAELKEKFKTVTQQLVLECGGNSRENFYPNAKGNQWSNTAVFCAEWTGVLVKDVLADCGVKSDAVYTAHYGLDKHLSGKGAAISRGVPIEAAMNENAMIAWGMNGEDIPYMHGYPLRIVFGGRPGSVSQKCAIGMGVRDRVHDGKKMGAPAYQVPKNPVAPGEKVDNKDFKIIEEMIVKSLITAPQTGGELSLGDKLQVSGHAWAGTRDVAKVEVSYDYGTTWQTASLTKAVNPMAWQQWSINITLPQTGYYEVWARATDIKGDSQPMVQPQWNPKGYLFNGCHRVAVRVV; encoded by the coding sequence ATGGCAATCGATAGACGTAATTTTTTAAAAGGGGCTGTCGCCACTTCGGTAACTGCAATGCTCCCAGCAAGTTGGGCATTTGCCCAAAACCGCCCAGCTGGAATGGCACCACTTGATGTGTCAGCGGTCACTTGGTCAAAAGTAGATGACCTACCTAGCCACTTTAAAGTATTAAACTCCAACCCATTGAATGCCTTTCCCCCAGAGCATTTGCTTGCACCGGTAAAGACCCCTGCCGACGTTGCATTTATTCGTTGGAATGGACAGATGCCAGACTTTGCTAGCATCAATCCCGACACTTGGGAGTTCACCGTTGACGGTGAGTCGATTGAAACCCCAAAAACCTACACCATTGCTGAGTTAAAGGAAAAATTCAAAACCGTGACCCAGCAGTTGGTACTAGAGTGTGGCGGTAATAGCCGTGAGAACTTCTATCCCAATGCCAAAGGTAACCAGTGGAGTAATACCGCTGTGTTCTGCGCCGAGTGGACCGGCGTATTAGTCAAAGACGTACTCGCTGACTGCGGCGTAAAAAGTGATGCCGTGTATACCGCTCACTATGGCCTCGATAAACACCTTAGTGGTAAGGGCGCAGCAATTTCACGTGGCGTTCCTATTGAAGCTGCCATGAATGAAAACGCGATGATTGCTTGGGGCATGAATGGCGAGGATATCCCTTATATGCATGGATATCCTCTACGTATTGTTTTCGGCGGCCGCCCAGGATCCGTATCTCAAAAATGTGCCATCGGCATGGGTGTTCGTGATCGTGTTCACGACGGTAAGAAGATGGGTGCCCCCGCTTATCAAGTACCAAAGAATCCTGTTGCGCCAGGCGAGAAGGTCGACAATAAAGACTTTAAAATTATCGAAGAGATGATTGTTAAGTCTCTTATCACTGCACCGCAAACTGGCGGTGAGTTATCGCTAGGCGATAAATTACAGGTTAGCGGACACGCCTGGGCGGGTACTCGTGATGTTGCTAAAGTCGAAGTCAGCTACGACTATGGCACCACATGGCAAACGGCATCATTAACCAAAGCCGTTAACCCGATGGCATGGCAACAGTGGAGCATTAATATAACACTGCCTCAAACGGGTTATTACGAGGTGTGGGCCCGTGCAACTGATATTAAAGGTGATAGCCAACCTATGGTACAACCACAGTGGAACCCTAAAGGATACCTCTTCAACGGTTGCCATCGAGTAGCAGTAAGGGTCGTATGA
- a CDS encoding methyl-accepting chemotaxis protein, whose translation MLIRHKLLLSAAVSIAALGAMFGLQLYFGQVQSELSKASQGISSLKSEVLSLRRDEKDFLARLDLKYVDKHQSNHNDIKLLTRELDRVFTEYSIPTQALANFNSDLTIYVSTFTKVVGLHQQMGLTPKAGLYGALRDAVHQVESLVKQYDQPALMVQMLQLRRAEKDFMLRRSQSYVAKFDDGLINFETVLAQSTVTPAAKQQISTLIQQYNADFKQLVTKEQQLGLSVTQGQMGELRQAVANTDRALAQLESLANTAIQDEEESAFYLGLSIAVLIALALSGATFLIIRSIIDPVKQITAIITQIEVNKDLSMRCDESSDDELGQIAKHFNSMVESFQELIEQVTTSVGTMNQSCQDLAGNVTQASEGVISQLNETDMVATAITEMGATIEEIAKNTELAANKASSTHDNALLGQRGVEQTIEKIESLAQQINQSAVVVNELEKDSETIGRVLGVIKSIADQTNLLALNAAIEAARAGEQGRGFAVVADEVRSLAMRTQESTEEISAIVQTLQSRTRSIVKVMEASRIQGDESAVQAASAGALLQLINSDVTNIMDMSTQIAAAIEEQSMVATEVNKNVVVIRDIAQETADRAVANSSATENVKERAEFLLHAVSKFKV comes from the coding sequence ATGTTAATTCGCCACAAGTTGCTTTTAAGCGCTGCGGTATCTATTGCTGCACTAGGGGCTATGTTTGGTTTACAGCTTTATTTTGGTCAAGTTCAGTCTGAACTGTCTAAAGCATCTCAGGGGATCTCGAGTCTCAAAAGTGAAGTGTTGAGCCTTCGCCGTGACGAGAAAGATTTTTTGGCGAGGTTGGATCTTAAATACGTCGATAAGCATCAATCGAATCATAATGACATTAAGTTACTCACCCGAGAATTGGACCGCGTATTTACTGAGTACAGCATTCCGACTCAAGCGCTTGCTAACTTCAATAGCGATCTTACTATCTATGTAAGCACATTCACCAAGGTGGTAGGGTTACACCAGCAGATGGGATTAACACCAAAGGCGGGTTTATACGGCGCACTGCGTGATGCGGTTCATCAAGTCGAGTCTCTGGTTAAACAATACGATCAACCCGCATTAATGGTGCAGATGCTGCAATTACGTCGAGCAGAAAAAGACTTTATGCTCAGGCGCAGCCAAAGTTACGTGGCAAAGTTTGATGATGGCTTAATTAATTTCGAGACCGTGTTAGCTCAATCGACCGTTACTCCTGCCGCTAAACAGCAGATCAGCACACTCATTCAGCAATATAATGCAGATTTTAAACAGCTGGTCACTAAAGAGCAGCAACTCGGCTTATCTGTCACCCAAGGTCAAATGGGCGAGTTAAGGCAAGCGGTTGCTAATACTGATCGTGCATTGGCGCAGCTTGAATCGTTAGCCAACACTGCGATTCAAGACGAGGAAGAGTCTGCATTTTACTTAGGTTTGTCGATAGCAGTATTGATAGCACTGGCGTTATCTGGCGCAACTTTTTTGATTATTCGCAGTATTATTGACCCTGTTAAACAGATCACCGCAATTATCACTCAGATTGAAGTGAATAAAGATCTGTCGATGCGATGTGATGAGAGTAGTGATGATGAACTTGGGCAAATCGCTAAACACTTCAATAGCATGGTAGAAAGTTTTCAAGAGTTGATTGAACAGGTGACAACATCCGTCGGCACTATGAATCAGTCTTGCCAAGATCTCGCCGGTAATGTCACTCAGGCATCTGAAGGTGTGATAAGCCAATTAAATGAAACTGATATGGTCGCCACCGCAATCACCGAGATGGGTGCCACCATTGAAGAGATCGCTAAAAATACTGAACTGGCAGCTAACAAGGCTAGTAGCACCCATGATAATGCACTGCTAGGTCAAAGAGGTGTCGAGCAAACCATTGAAAAAATTGAGTCTTTGGCACAGCAAATCAATCAATCTGCAGTTGTTGTCAATGAGCTCGAAAAGGACAGTGAGACTATCGGCCGAGTGCTTGGTGTGATTAAGTCGATAGCAGATCAGACTAACTTACTCGCATTGAATGCGGCTATTGAGGCTGCAAGAGCAGGCGAGCAGGGTCGTGGTTTTGCTGTTGTGGCCGATGAAGTGCGTAGTTTAGCCATGCGAACCCAAGAGTCTACCGAAGAGATCTCTGCCATTGTTCAGACTTTACAGAGCCGAACTCGCTCTATTGTGAAAGTGATGGAAGCTAGTCGAATTCAAGGTGATGAAAGCGCGGTGCAAGCTGCTTCTGCAGGGGCACTTCTACAGCTGATAAACAGCGATGTTACTAATATAATGGACATGAGCACTCAGATAGCGGCTGCGATTGAAGAGCAGAGCATGGTGGCGACTGAAGTGAATAAAAATGTGGTTGTTATTAGAGATATTGCGCAAGAGACCGCTGATAGAGCGGTTGCGAACTCATCAGCGACTGAGAATGTTAAAGAACGGGCAGAGTTTTTACTGCACGCCGTGAGTAAATTTAAGGTGTAA